A single window of Methylomarinum sp. Ch1-1 DNA harbors:
- the smbP gene encoding small metal-binding protein SmbP translates to MKLTNINPTGLWAGIVLSVCSFGAYAAESHMEQALKHAEAAVKAADGKAIAEHAEVAKTHAKAADEHLDAGITSLEGAIEHGKMGHADLAKKAAEEAVTHLKAAQ, encoded by the coding sequence ATGAAACTTACCAACATCAATCCCACCGGTTTATGGGCAGGTATCGTTTTGAGCGTCTGTTCGTTTGGCGCTTACGCTGCGGAAAGCCACATGGAGCAAGCGCTCAAGCACGCTGAGGCCGCTGTTAAAGCCGCCGATGGCAAGGCTATCGCCGAACATGCGGAGGTGGCGAAAACCCATGCGAAAGCCGCCGATGAACATCTGGATGCAGGAATCACAAGCCTGGAAGGGGCCATCGAGCACGGCAAGATGGGGCATGCCGACTTAGCCAAGAAAGCCGCAGAAGAAGCCGTAACGCATCTGAAAGCTGCACAATAG
- a CDS encoding CsbD family protein yields the protein MNKDQIKGRVEEAKGKVKEAAGVILDGKGMELEGKVQKNVGKAQGGLSDLKEDIKGDD from the coding sequence ATGAATAAAGATCAAATCAAAGGCCGAGTCGAAGAGGCTAAAGGTAAAGTCAAGGAAGCTGCCGGCGTGATACTGGACGGCAAAGGTATGGAGTTAGAAGGGAAAGTTCAAAAAAACGTCGGCAAGGCGCAAGGAGGATTGAGTGATCTCAAGGAAGATATCAAGGGAGACGACTAA
- a CDS encoding CsbD family protein — MSWNQIEGNWKQFKGKAKETWGDLTDDELDQIAGKRDILLGKIQEKYGIAQDEAEKRVKEFEDSLD, encoded by the coding sequence ATGAGCTGGAATCAAATAGAAGGTAATTGGAAGCAATTCAAAGGTAAGGCTAAGGAGACATGGGGCGACTTGACCGATGATGAACTCGATCAAATCGCCGGCAAGCGCGATATACTCCTTGGCAAAATCCAAGAAAAATACGGGATCGCGCAAGACGAGGCCGAAAAGCGTGTCAAAGAATTTGAGGACTCGCTTGATTGA
- a CDS encoding class I SAM-dependent methyltransferase, with amino-acid sequence MNQPVEKFGAPTHDGFYRLIQKKISDYQLKIPLEIRLWGGQTYRFGNDEPAVKVLVNDRNGLKALHQLDELRICEAYMNGSLDVVGDMLGFVSLRRALRDSHPLHTLWRRIEPWFMGRVPTDRQAIAAHYDFPSEFYLKFLDPTRCYSQAVFESDDETLETAQRRKLDFAIESCRLKPGDRVLDVGGGWGSFMEHAGQRGIQVTSLTISHESERFLTDLIHRRQLPCRVLNQDYFDYVSPEPYDAIVILGVMEHLPDYPAVLRQFQRLLKPGGRGYLDASAFREKYAKPSFIAQYVFPADHAYFCLHDFLTAVAKTPLEVLTVHNDRHSYFLTCKAWAEKLELSRDEIIRRWGETLYRRFRLYLWGSAYGFLSHSIEAFRVVLERPR; translated from the coding sequence ATGAACCAACCTGTGGAAAAATTCGGGGCGCCGACCCACGACGGCTTCTATCGGCTGATTCAGAAGAAAATATCCGACTATCAGCTCAAAATCCCATTAGAAATACGCTTATGGGGAGGTCAAACTTATCGCTTTGGAAATGACGAACCGGCGGTCAAAGTTTTAGTGAACGATCGCAACGGCTTAAAAGCGTTGCACCAACTCGATGAATTGAGAATCTGTGAGGCGTATATGAACGGCAGCTTAGATGTTGTGGGCGATATGCTGGGATTTGTCAGCCTCCGACGAGCGTTGCGCGACAGTCATCCGCTCCATACGCTGTGGCGGCGGATCGAGCCGTGGTTCATGGGGCGGGTTCCGACCGACCGCCAGGCCATCGCGGCCCACTATGATTTTCCCAGCGAGTTTTATCTCAAGTTTCTGGACCCGACCCGCTGTTATTCCCAGGCTGTGTTCGAAAGCGACGACGAAACTCTGGAAACGGCGCAGCGCCGCAAACTGGATTTCGCCATCGAGTCCTGTCGATTGAAGCCGGGAGATCGCGTTTTGGATGTCGGTGGCGGCTGGGGCAGCTTCATGGAACACGCCGGGCAGCGCGGCATTCAGGTCACCTCCCTGACCATTTCTCACGAATCGGAGAGATTTCTGACGGATTTGATTCATCGACGCCAACTGCCCTGTCGAGTGTTGAACCAGGACTATTTCGATTACGTCTCGCCCGAACCCTACGATGCAATTGTCATTCTGGGGGTGATGGAACACCTTCCCGATTATCCCGCCGTACTGCGGCAGTTCCAGAGACTGTTGAAACCCGGGGGGCGGGGGTATCTCGATGCCAGCGCTTTCCGGGAAAAGTATGCCAAGCCTTCTTTCATTGCCCAGTATGTGTTTCCGGCGGATCATGCCTATTTTTGCCTGCATGATTTTCTGACGGCGGTGGCAAAAACGCCGCTCGAGGTGCTGACAGTCCACAACGATCGCCACAGCTACTTCCTCACCTGCAAGGCCTGGGCCGAGAAACTGGAACTCTCCCGAGATGAAATCATCCGCCGATGGGGCGAAACGCTCTACCGTCGTTTCCGACTCTATCTCTGGGGTTCGGCCTATGGTTTTCTCAGCCACAGTATAGAAGCATTTAGGGTGGTTTTAGAACGTCCTCGGTAG